In Mastacembelus armatus chromosome 22, fMasArm1.2, whole genome shotgun sequence, a genomic segment contains:
- the gchfr gene encoding GTP cyclohydrolase 1 feedback regulatory protein, producing MPYVLISTQIRLENGPTNVGDEYSDPAVMNYLGARKTTMLGNNFSEYYVDDPPRLVLDKLEKIGYRVITMTGVGQTLVWCLHKETE from the exons ATGCCTTACGTGCTCATCAGTACGCAGATCCGACTG GAGAATGGTCCAACAAATGTAGGTGATGAATACTCTGATCCGGCTGTCATGAATTACCTGGGAGCAAGGAAAACAACCATGCTTGGAAACAACTT TTCCGAGTACTATGTGGACGACCCACCTCGCCTGGTGCTGGACAAGCTGGAGAAAATTGGGTACCGCGTGATCACGATGACGGGGGTGGGACAGACGCTGGTGTGGTGCCTCCACAAGGAGACAGAGTGA